A genomic window from Rattus norvegicus strain BN/NHsdMcwi chromosome 9, GRCr8, whole genome shotgun sequence includes:
- the Mymx gene encoding protein myomixer precursor, protein MPVPLLPLMLRSLLSRLLLPVARLARQHLLPLLRRLARRLSSQDVREALLSCLLFVLSQQQPPDSGETSRVDHSQRKERLGPRK, encoded by the coding sequence ATGCCCGTTCCACTGCTCCCGTTGATGCTTCGATCGCTGCTATCACGCCTGCTGCTGCCTGTTGCCCGCCTGGCCCGTCAGCACCTCCTGCCCTTGCTGCGCCGTCTGGCCCGCCGACTGAGCTCCCAAGACGTGAGAGAGGCTTTGCTGAGCTGTCTGCTGTTTGTCCTCAGCCAACAACAGCCACCGGATTCTGGAGAGACCTCTAGAGTGGACCACTCCCAGAGGAAGGAGAGATTGGGTCCCCGGAagtga